The window CGTTTTTATAAAATACGAGACTATAACGGTGTTTCGAAATAGTAAGTACATAATTTAGTGTTTAGTGAGATGTACCAGCAGGGCTGCTACGGACTACAAGTTTTATTTTCGAATCACATGTTCATAACAATTGTTACAAAGCATAAGTTAGCTGCAATGCATTAAGATCAGGCGCAGTCGTGCCAAATGGAAGAGGGTGGGGAGTAAAAAATATGTTAATAAGTATCAGATCTATTGGGGTTTTGGCAGTTTCAGGATTGCTACTATCAGCTTGCGGAGGAGGCCCCGGAGGCGGAACTACGAGCATTAACGACCCGGGTTCGCCCCAAGTACCGACTAACGTTCCCAGCTTTATTCCAACGCCGGTACCTTCACCGAGTCCGTCGCCCAGCCCAACACCTACCCCGTCGCCATCACCATCACCGTCGCCAACGCCGTCACCTGTACCGAGCGGCCAGGGGGTAGCGCTTTACGGAAGTGTCGACGGTTTGGTAAGCGGCCTCGAACTGGAGCTGGAAGAGATATATACGGGTCAACACAAATCGATTACAGAACCCGGTGAGTTCTTTTTTCCGCAGACGTTTACCGCCGGCACAGATTTCAGCGTGATTATTGCGCAGCAACCGGAAGGTCAGAATTGCGTTCTACAAAATAGTGAAGGAACGTTTAATGGGCTCGATTTTATGGGGCTTAGCGCGAGCTGCCTCGGAGAAGAGGGCTACAGCCTGGAGTTAATGGGGTTCGATAGTCGATTGCCGAGTTTTGTGATCGCGGGGTTACGGGTTGAGGATGTCGCCAGCGGTGAACCAGTCACTCAATTGCACACCGATGCGTTCTACGTAGAAGAAAACGATCAGCGCGTTGGTGTGGAATCCTATCTGACTAGTGAGCAGATTCCAAAGGAATCCGTGCAACTGCGAACGGTACTGCTACTCGATGTGAGTACCAGTATCGACTCTGGTGAGATGGAAAAGCTAAAAACTGCTGCGAAAGCATCGCTCATCTCATACGAGAACGACACTAAAACATCGCGCCTACTCCCCGGGCAACAACAAGTGGCCATTTACAGTTTTGACAGTGAAATCACCCTGCTGACTGATTACACATCGGACATCAATTTGTTGGAAGCCGCCATAGATACAATACCGAATAGTGTGTTGGAGCGCGGTAATTCCACCAATTTACTGGGCGCTATGGAAATCGCAGCAGAGCGTTGGAATGATCAAATAGACCTGATTGCTGTCGAGCGCGGCTACGCTGTGTTACTCACCGATGGCGAACACAACTTTGATTCACGTTCTCCTGCAGATATTGAAGCCGACCTAACTAACTTTTTTGGAACACGTAAAAAAGTGTATGCAATTGCCGTCGGTAATAACGTTAACCTCGAGAATCTGGAGGCTATTACAGCGAGTAGCGAACAGGTACTTACGGTAAACAGCTTCGAAAGTGCGGAAGAATTGGAAGCGGTATTTACAGAGGTTGCCACTACTGAAGCGAAAGCCATTGAGGGCTTATACCGCGTTTTCTACGCCACGCCCAAGCGCCAGGGTATTAACAACGCAACATTTAGCCTAGTGGACAATCGCATTTGCGTAGACTCCACCGCTTGCGACGAAAGTGTTTCCAGTGACTTCTTTGCCGAGGAGTTTTTTGATGTAAGCCCAACGTTGTTTGCCGAGGTATCGGGTGGCAGCGAAGAGAGCGACAAGTCACGGCTTATCGGCGCGGGCGAACGTCTCACCATTGAAGCGATATTGCGTTGGGCAAACCTGACACCGTCCTACACGCTCCGAATAGAGAATCTGGTTGGCGAGGTACCCGGATTGCAAGCTGTAGGCGAAGATCGGTGGGTGCTGAGTTTTCCGGCAGGCTTTACCTCTGCGACCATGATCATTGGCGAAACAGCGACCGGTTACGAGCAAACCGTTGCACTTAATCGACAAACTGATGGCGTTCTAGCTGTGAGCAGCGCAACACTCGCAGCACTGTAATACTAAGCATAGTGACCGGCCCAACCTAAGGGCTGGTCGCTTCCCTTCGACAGCCCCAAATTTCCAGCCCCAAAGCCCGTCTCGTGAATATGCTATCCTCGCAAAAAACCCGTGGATAGTGGCTGCTAATGATTACCGAACAAACCTTTTCTCATGCACTTTTGTTGGATGGCAATGGCGGTGCTCGCCATTTAACAAGCGCAGAAGTGGACTTGTGGCGCCAGGACCAGGGCATACTCTGGCTGCATATGAATTTTGAGGAACCGGCTGCTCTTGCCTGGCTGGCAGAGGAAGCGGGCATTTCCCAATTGGCGTATGAAGGCTTGGTAAGTGAAAACACACGACCGAGGGTGATCTCACGCGGTGAAAAATTGTTAATGACCCTGCGTGGCGTTAATACCAACCCGGGGGAAGATCCAGAGGACATGGTGTCCATTCGCGTTTGGACTGACGGGAAACGCATTATTACCACTTATCGACGCCGCCTGCTATCGACCATCGATATTATTAATAGCCTTGAAGAGGGTAGCGGGCCAACCTCGGCTGCGGAGTTTTTATTGGAGCTTAACGAGCGCCTGGTGGAGCGAATGAATGATACGGTGGAACAACTCGAGGAAAAAATGCTCGAGCTGGAGGAACTGGTGTTGTCTGGCGATACAGATGGCGTGCGTCGCCAGTTGGCGGGTGTGCGGTTACAAGGTGTGGTGTTGCGACGTTACTTCGCGCCTCAGCGGGAAGCAATGAATCGCCTGGTATTCGACCGTATGCCTTGGTTGGATGAAAACATTGCGCTCATTCTCCGCGATATTAACGACCGCCTTATTCGTCATATTGAAGACCTGGATGCAATACGCGAGCGCGCGAGTGTTGTACAGGAAGAGTTAGTTAACAGCATGTCTGATGCGATGAATCAGAGAACCTATGTGCTTACTGTTGCGGCTGCGATATTTTTACCTTTGGGCTTTTTTACCGGCCTAATGGGGATTAATGTCGGCGGTATGCCTGGCGTAGAAGATCCGAACGCGTTTTGGGTGGTGACCGGCATGAGTTTAATCACCATTATAATTTTAGCCATAGTCTTTCGTATGAAAAAATGGCTGTAAATTTAAGCGCAAATTGCAGGCATTTTATGATCTTTAAACTGCGGCTTGTTGTGCTTTCCTGTATTCCGTTGGCGAGCATCCGTAGCGGGCAGAGAAAGCGGTACTGAAATAATTCTGCGAAGAAAAACCAACATCTAGTGCTACACGGGTAATATTTTCGCCAGCGGCTAAACGTTCTGCTCCCCGTTGTAGCCGATAGTTGCGAACAAAAGTTGGTACCGTTTCGTGAGTGAGCGCTTTAACTTTACGCTGCAGTTGCTTTTCAGTGATGCAGAGCGCGCTACTGATTTCCCGTGCGCGAATGTTTTCCATATAGTTGTGCTCAAGAAAGCCGTGAAGTTTTTGCAAGAATTGCTTATCTGAAGGATTAATTTGAATTTCGCTACGGCCTTTTTCCGTAGATCCCTTAGATAAATGATCTCGCAAATGACTGCTTAAAAGTTGGCGAATATTCAGCAGGTTATTGCAACGCAAAACTAATTCGGTAGTAGAGAAAGGTTTTTCGATAAATTCATCTATATTGGTTTGCCACGCTGTCAGGCGCGCTTCAGCTTCGCCTTTGGCTGTGAGCATAACAATAGGAATATGGCAGGTCAGGGACTCTTCGCGCAGAATCTTGGCGAATTGATAACCGTCGGTTGTGGGCATCATCAGATCAGTGATAATTAAGTCTGGGATTTCCTGTAAGGCGAGTCGAACCCCGTCTTTGCCGTCTTCAGCATAGAGACAATTAAACTGTGGCCCCAGGCACAGGCCAATAAAATCACGCATTTCTGCACAGTCATCCACAATCAGAATTGTATGCTCAGGGCTTTCTTTTGATTGGCTTTCAGCGTGGTAGTGATCTTCGTCAGGTCGTAAATATAACGGCATGCGAGAGTCTGAATCGATGCTCAGACATTGAATTTCTGTAGCGTATACCAGCGAGGTTGTATTGGGGTTAGCCTGGCCAGGGTAAGTATTCTGTTGCAAACTAACATTATTGATATCGTTTGAAGCTCTATCATTAAGTGCGATGGGGAAGAGAACTTCAAATCGGCTACCTTCGTGAAGTCGGCTGTGTAGCTTAATTTCTCCATGTGCGTGTTCGACCAACTCTTTAACCAGAGCTAACCCGATACCGGTGCCTGGCGTAGATTTACTGAGATCGGTTTCCAATCGGGTAAAGCGTTGAAAAATTCGCGCCTGATCCGCTTCGGCAATACCAATACCATTATCAGTTACCGCAAATAAAACGTGATCTTCTTGCCGCGCCAGTTCAATTTTTATTTCCCCACCTTTGGTTGTGTACTTAATGGCATTTGACACCAGGTTTACCATGATTTTTTCCAACGATTCCGGATTTACGGCAATCTGACAATCCTTGCCGATATTCGCGGTGAGCACCAGTTGACGTTGGGTGAATAGCGGTTCCATATTTGAGAGTAAAAATTGCGCGTAACGACTGGCGTCGACCAGGGCGGGTTTTGGGGCAATTTTTTGATCGATACGTGCGAGGTCAAGCAGTTGGTCCACCAGGCGCATGAGCCGATGAGTATTGGCCTGTATCCGGCGGGTGGCGTCCTTTACCGGTTGACTACGGCTATTGCCAAACAGGAACTCTATTGGGCCGGATATTAATGTAAGCGGCGTGCGAAATTCGTGGGAAATAACCGAGAAAAGTTCATTTTTATGCTGTAAAAGATCTTCTTTTTCGGCCAATAGTTGCTTGATTGTGAGCGCGTTGTCCTGAATTTCCTGCGTGCGTTGCGCAACTTTTTGTTCAAGCAATGACGTCTGTATACGATTAGCTCGTGCACGGAAGAACAGTACAAGTACCAAGAGCGCAATAATTGCCAGCAGTATCGTACCGTAATTGAACAGTTGCTGGCGCTTTAGAGCTAATGCGCTCAGTGCACTATTTTCCCGCAACTGTGCGAGTTCCCTTTCTTTGCGTTCGTTTTCGAATTCGGCTTGTAAACTGGCTACGTATCGTGAGTTATCTTGGGAATAAAGTATTTCTTGCAGATTACTGTATGCCAGGAGTGCATCGAGTGCGTCGGCGCTCGATTGGGTAGCCTGATAAATTTGATAGAGTAAATAGTACGCTTTTTTGAGGGATTGTTGATCCTGCTCTGCAGCGGCAAGGGTGTGAAACTGGGTTGCGTACGTTAGAGCCTCGGGGTAATGGTTGTTTGCAAAGAACAAGCGCGCTTGCCCTTGAGCGAGGTGCATTCTTATTCGTGGATTATTAATTGTGTTGTTAATCGCTTCAGCTCGACTAAACAGCGAACGTGCTTCGAGTGGTCGATTCAATTCTACATAAACAGCCGCAAGGTTAACTGAAAGCAACGCTAATTGTTGTGGTGCCTGCTGGTTATCAAGGAGTGCCAGGCCAGCGAGCAGCGCTGCTTCTGCTGCGGAAAGGTCTTCGCGCTCCCGGTAAATTTCACTGATGTTGTTATAAGCGAGCGCGGCGCCGGGAAAATCGTTTAATTCCAGTTTCAGTGTTAGCGCTTCCTGGTAGTAGTTCAATGCCTCGTTATAATTCTTAAGCATTTGATTGACTACGCCCAAATTCGTTAGCGGACGCGCAAGCAAGTCTTTCTGAGTTGTGCGTTTTGCGTTTTCGATGGAGAGTAAATAATTATCGATGGCGCGGTGATAGCGACCCTGTATTTCCTCAAGTATGCCGAGATTGTTGTAGACGCTGGCGAGACCTGCCGAATCTTCGATTTCCATACGTACTGCAAGAGATTGTTCAAAATACGACTTGGCTAGGTCGTGGTCTCCCTGGTACCAATGCATTGCGCCCAGGGTATTTAACGCCTCTGCTTGCGCTAGATCCTGCTGTAATTTTCCGCTCAAGATTAACGCGTTTTGCGCATATTCTTCGCTACTTGCGAGTTCACCACTTTGTAAATAGGCAATTGCTAATATATTAAATAATATGAGTTTTTCTGGCGACTCTGTCGAGTCCTCAAGCTGCGACAGGCCTGTGTGTGCCAGTTTTATTGCTCGTGTGGCATCTGTTCTTTTAATGGAATTTGCATCCTGTATAAGCCTTTGAATGGACTGCATTGGCTCTGTTGCGTTTGAAGATTCGGCTCGCGCGACAGCGCAAAACCCGGCACAGATAAGGCTCCAAAGCAGCATTGCAGCGCAAACAATACGCGAGCTTGCCTGCAGGGGCATGTTTAGCAACGTCGTCATTGTTTTACTTCCCTCACAGTGTGTCCGGCCGCGATAAACGGATAAAACCTTTCCATAAACGCTTGCGAGAGCACTGAAAAATGTGGGTTAAATCCAATGAAAGCGCTTTTTTGAAGGTGTTTGTCTTTTTATTGAATGTTTGTGGAGGCGCATTCACCGAAACTTATGGAGTTTACGAAGCCGCAAGCAACGGGGTGAGGCGTATTTTGGCACTGGTCAATTTATGTTCGCAGTGACAAATTACCGAAGGGTGCGTTGCAAATGCTGTATTAAACGACTAAAGCCAGACAGGAACGGTACGGCAAAGCGCAGATCACTAGTCACGTACTTGGGGCTGAGATACCCAAATGTGTTAAAAAAGGAGCGGGTAAATGAACGGACGAAATAGAAAAACCGAGGCATTTTTAATAAGTACTATTAAACGGCGATGGGCAAGGAATTTTGCTATATATTTTGCTTCACATGCTGGTTTAGCTATTAACTGCGCGCTCGCGATCAAGCGTGTTGCTCTGACAGGTCTGGTGGGTGTGCTGTGCATGCTGGCGGGCGTTGCCCATGGGCTGGAGTTCAGATTTAACAACGATTCCGCCAAACCTTTAAGTGCGGAACAGATGGATGCAGTGTATCGTGCCGCTGCGCACTGGGAAGAGGCGTTTAGTGATCCAGTCACAATAAGTATTAATGTGGGTTGGGCTGAGCCCCATGATTTCTCTAGTGAAGGCATACTCGCTTCTGTAAGACTGGCAAGGACGCGCGTAGCTGCAGAATTGGTAGTTGATGCGCTGTTGGCGGAA of the Teredinibacter turnerae T7901 genome contains:
- a CDS encoding vWA domain-containing protein codes for the protein MLISIRSIGVLAVSGLLLSACGGGPGGGTTSINDPGSPQVPTNVPSFIPTPVPSPSPSPSPTPTPSPSPSPSPTPSPVPSGQGVALYGSVDGLVSGLELELEEIYTGQHKSITEPGEFFFPQTFTAGTDFSVIIAQQPEGQNCVLQNSEGTFNGLDFMGLSASCLGEEGYSLELMGFDSRLPSFVIAGLRVEDVASGEPVTQLHTDAFYVEENDQRVGVESYLTSEQIPKESVQLRTVLLLDVSTSIDSGEMEKLKTAAKASLISYENDTKTSRLLPGQQQVAIYSFDSEITLLTDYTSDINLLEAAIDTIPNSVLERGNSTNLLGAMEIAAERWNDQIDLIAVERGYAVLLTDGEHNFDSRSPADIEADLTNFFGTRKKVYAIAVGNNVNLENLEAITASSEQVLTVNSFESAEELEAVFTEVATTEAKAIEGLYRVFYATPKRQGINNATFSLVDNRICVDSTACDESVSSDFFAEEFFDVSPTLFAEVSGGSEESDKSRLIGAGERLTIEAILRWANLTPSYTLRIENLVGEVPGLQAVGEDRWVLSFPAGFTSATMIIGETATGYEQTVALNRQTDGVLAVSSATLAAL
- a CDS encoding tetratricopeptide repeat protein, translating into MTTLLNMPLQASSRIVCAAMLLWSLICAGFCAVARAESSNATEPMQSIQRLIQDANSIKRTDATRAIKLAHTGLSQLEDSTESPEKLILFNILAIAYLQSGELASSEEYAQNALILSGKLQQDLAQAEALNTLGAMHWYQGDHDLAKSYFEQSLAVRMEIEDSAGLASVYNNLGILEEIQGRYHRAIDNYLLSIENAKRTTQKDLLARPLTNLGVVNQMLKNYNEALNYYQEALTLKLELNDFPGAALAYNNISEIYREREDLSAAEAALLAGLALLDNQQAPQQLALLSVNLAAVYVELNRPLEARSLFSRAEAINNTINNPRIRMHLAQGQARLFFANNHYPEALTYATQFHTLAAAEQDQQSLKKAYYLLYQIYQATQSSADALDALLAYSNLQEILYSQDNSRYVASLQAEFENERKERELAQLRENSALSALALKRQQLFNYGTILLAIIALLVLVLFFRARANRIQTSLLEQKVAQRTQEIQDNALTIKQLLAEKEDLLQHKNELFSVISHEFRTPLTLISGPIEFLFGNSRSQPVKDATRRIQANTHRLMRLVDQLLDLARIDQKIAPKPALVDASRYAQFLLSNMEPLFTQRQLVLTANIGKDCQIAVNPESLEKIMVNLVSNAIKYTTKGGEIKIELARQEDHVLFAVTDNGIGIAEADQARIFQRFTRLETDLSKSTPGTGIGLALVKELVEHAHGEIKLHSRLHEGSRFEVLFPIALNDRASNDINNVSLQQNTYPGQANPNTTSLVYATEIQCLSIDSDSRMPLYLRPDEDHYHAESQSKESPEHTILIVDDCAEMRDFIGLCLGPQFNCLYAEDGKDGVRLALQEIPDLIITDLMMPTTDGYQFAKILREESLTCHIPIVMLTAKGEAEARLTAWQTNIDEFIEKPFSTTELVLRCNNLLNIRQLLSSHLRDHLSKGSTEKGRSEIQINPSDKQFLQKLHGFLEHNYMENIRAREISSALCITEKQLQRKVKALTHETVPTFVRNYRLQRGAERLAAGENITRVALDVGFSSQNYFSTAFSARYGCSPTEYRKAQQAAV
- a CDS encoding zinc transporter ZntB — protein: MITEQTFSHALLLDGNGGARHLTSAEVDLWRQDQGILWLHMNFEEPAALAWLAEEAGISQLAYEGLVSENTRPRVISRGEKLLMTLRGVNTNPGEDPEDMVSIRVWTDGKRIITTYRRRLLSTIDIINSLEEGSGPTSAAEFLLELNERLVERMNDTVEQLEEKMLELEELVLSGDTDGVRRQLAGVRLQGVVLRRYFAPQREAMNRLVFDRMPWLDENIALILRDINDRLIRHIEDLDAIRERASVVQEELVNSMSDAMNQRTYVLTVAAAIFLPLGFFTGLMGINVGGMPGVEDPNAFWVVTGMSLITIIILAIVFRMKKWL